One Zeugodacus cucurbitae isolate PBARC_wt_2022May chromosome 3, idZeuCucr1.2, whole genome shotgun sequence genomic region harbors:
- the LOC105216911 gene encoding ryncolin-1-like: MSRFVFFILVDFILILQIKFGFSQSNDTTTVRNCNCFVQIEAVNDDLDEVEQMSENKIDTNVSNIEKQLLENRASKFYSCMEAKPSSCMEAAAHSMTNGIFQITLEKINATALQVFCEEDVDFGGWLVIQRRKSDAVNFTRDWHDYKEGFGDLKENYWIGLEKLHALTSSCEQELYVQLEKYNGEKYYAKYSEFLIGDESESYALKKLGNYSGNAGDSLIHHLGKKFSTYDRDNDEWERSCAMDWKGGWWFFKCYFSHLNGLYGVRETGVDWIHITRNESLSFAQMMIRPTQNCRSRLMLNNLNRCL, translated from the exons ATGTCTCgctttgttttcttcattttggtggattttattttaattttgcaaattaaatttggatTTAGTCAGAGTAATGATACGACTACAGTGCGCAATTGCAATTGTTTTGTGCAAATAGAAGCCGTTAATGATGATCTCGACGAAGTTGAGCAaatgagtgaaaataaaatcgaCACGAATGTTTCGAACATCGAAAAGCAGTTACTTGAGAATcg AGCATCAAAATTCTATAGTTGTATGGAAGCAAAACCATCCAGTTGCATGGAAGCAGCAGCTCACAGCATGACAAatggaatttttcaaattacattGGAGAAGATCAATGCAACTGCCTTGCAGGTGTTTTGTGAAGAAGATGTCGATTTTGGAGGATGGTTAGTTATCCAACGTCGTAAAAGCGACGCAGTGAATTTCACCAGAGATTGGCATGACTATAAAGAGGGATTCGGCGACTTAAAGGAAAACTATTGGATCGGTTTGGAAAAACTACATGCGCTCACCAGCAGCTGTGAACAAGAGTTGTATGTTCAATTGGAAAAGTATAATGGCGAAAAATATTATGCGAAATACTCAGAGTTTCTTATTGGGGATGAGTCAGAGAGCTATGCTTTGAAGAAATTGGGTAATTATAGCGGAAATGCTGGCGATTCCCTAATTCATCATTTGGGAAAGAAATTTTCTACGTACGATCGTGATAATGATGAGTGGGAACGGAGTTGTGCAATGGATTGGAAAGGTGGTTGGTGGTTTTTCAAATGCTATTTCAG tcaTCTAAATGGATTGTATGGAGTTAGAGAAACCGGTGTGGACTGGATTCACATAACACGGAATGAATCTTTATCGTTTGCGCAAATGATGATACGACCAACACAAAATTGCCGGAGTCGGTTGATGTTGAACAATTTAAATCGATGtctttaa